A part of Pseudomonas sp. HR96 genomic DNA contains:
- the rpsS gene encoding 30S ribosomal protein S19, which translates to MPRSLKKGPFIDLHLLKKIEVAAEKNDRKPVKTWSRRSMILPQMVGLTIAVHNGRQHVPVLVNEDMVGHKLGEFAGTRTYRGHVADKKAKR; encoded by the coding sequence GTGCCACGTTCTCTGAAAAAAGGTCCTTTTATTGATCTTCACCTACTGAAGAAGATCGAAGTGGCGGCGGAAAAGAACGATCGCAAGCCGGTGAAAACCTGGTCGCGTCGCTCGATGATCCTGCCACAAATGGTCGGTCTGACCATCGCGGTACACAACGGTCGTCAACACGTCCCCGTTCTCGTGAACGAAGACATGGTCGGCCATAAACTGGGCGAGTTTGCCGGTACCCGCACTTATCGTGGGCACGTGGCTGACAAGAAAG